The Plantactinospora sp. KBS50 sequence CTGATCGGCATCGAGGAGCGGGTCCGCGCCCTGGGCGGGCACCTGAGCGCGGGCCACACGGACAGCGGCTGGCAGGTGCGCTGCGCCTTCCCGGCGCCGATCTTGGCCGTGACCGCGCCGGAGCCGCCGACGTTGGCTCTGCCGCCAGGGCAGCCGGGGCCATACACCGCCTGGAAGTGACGACGCACGAGGGGTTCCCCGGCCCGGCCGCCGCCTGACTGATTCCGGGGCCTGAGCCGGATCTTCGACCGGACCCCCTCGACCCGCCCAGTGGCGTCCTCCCGCCGCTACGGCCGGGCATTCGGGCCGTTCGCCGCCGGCTCGTTCCTTGTTTCCGCTGGCCACAGATCTGCCGAACGGCAGATGTCTCTCCTCTTCCGGATCGCCATGATGAAGCAGTCAGCAGATATTGCGATCGGAGGACTTGATCATGCCCCCCAAGGGAAAGGGACTCCTCGTTGCCACCCTTGTTGCCGCCATTACTTCCGGCGCCGCCGGATGCGGCAACAGCGAGGCGACGAAAACCGAATCTCAGAGCTTTCCCCTTCCCGGAGAGGTTCTCCGCATCGACGCGTCCGAGGCCGCGGTGAAGGTGATCAGCGGCACCGGCGAATCAGTCGACGTGCAGCGCGAACTGAAGGGCAAGGCGACTGACGACGGCAACGCCACGTGGACGATGTCGGGCGACACGCTCAAGCTCGGGCTGCGCTGCTCGGGCATCGTGGTCAGCTGCGAGGGCAGGTACACGGTCGCCGTGCCGCAGGGAACGGCCCTGCGGGTCAACGCCTCCGGCAGTGCCGTGACCCTGGACTCTCTCACCGGCGACATCGACGCCTCGGTCACCGACGACGGAACGCTGCGCGTGGCGGGGCCGACCGGGAAACTGAGCCTGGCCACCCGGGGCGGCTCCATCACCGTCACGAGCGCGCGATCCACCGAGGTGACCGCACAGACCAAGGGCGACGGCAACATCGACCTCGGCTTCCTCATGGCGCCCGAGCGGGTGAAGGCGACCGCCAGCGGTTCGGTCCAGGTGACTCTCCCGAACGACTCCGGGACGTACCGGATTGTCGGCGCCGACTCCGCGAGTCTCGCCTCCGACGACAAGAGCTCCCGTTCCATCACCGTCTCCGCCGCAGACGGTACCGCCAGCGTCCAACGAGCCGGCTAGGAGACCGTGCCATGCTCGAACTGATCGACATCACCAAGATCTACGCCGGGGACAAGCGGGCCGTCGACAGCATGACGCTCCGGATGGACGCCGGCATGCTCGGCATGCTCGGCCCGAACGGCGCCGGGAAGTCCTCGCTCATGCGGATCGCGGCCACCGTCACCAAGCCCACGTCCGGGCGGGTGCTCTTCAACGGCGACGACGTCGTGGCCCGGCCCGACCTGCTGCGCCGGACACTCGGGTACCTACCGCAGGACTTCGGCGTCTACCCCAACCTCACCTCGCGCGAGTTCCTGGGCTACCTGGCCGCCGCCAAGGGCCTCTCGGCCCGGTCGGCCAAGGCCCGCATCGACGAGCTGCTCGCGATGGTCAACCTCACCGAGGCACTGAAGCGACCGCTGGGCAAGTACTCCGGCGGCATGCTCCGGCGGGTCGGCATCGCGCAGGCGCTGCTCGCCGACCCTCAGGTGATCATCGTGGACGAGCCGACCGCGGGCCTCGACCCCGAGGAGCGGGTCCGCTTCCGCAACCTGCTCAGCGACCTCGCGGCCGATCGGGTCGTCATGCTTTCGACCCATATCGTGTCCGATGTGGAGTCGGTCGCGTCCGACATCGCGATCGTCGCGCAGGGGCGGCTGCTGCGCCGGGACAGCCCGGAGGAGTTGCTGCGCCAGGTCGACGGGCAGGTCTGGGAGGTCGTAGTGCCCTCCGATCGGGTGTCGGTTCTACAGCACCAGTACGTCATCAGCCGCCTGGTCCGCACCACCGCAGGCGTCCGGGTCCGGCTGCTCTCCCCCGTGCAGCCGGGCCCGGACTCGACCCGTGTCGCGCCCGACCTCGAGGACGCCTACCTGGCCGTCATCAACTTCGCGGCCGGGCGGTCCGTCGACCCGGCGCGGGCGGTACGGCGATGATCGCCCGGGACATCACCGCCCTGGCGGTTGCCGACTTCCGTGACCGGATACGCCGGCCCGCGTACGTGGTGATCCTGGTGGCTGCCGTGGCCCTGGGTTACTTCGCGGCACCGGATTCCGACGCCCGCTGGGTCGTCATGTACATCGGCACCCACCGCGGCGTCTACAACTCGGCCTACATGGGTACCCTGATCGCCCTGGCCAGCGCCCTCTGGCTGACCCTGGGTGGGTTCTACGTCGTGCGCAACGGTGTCAGCCGGGACGAGAGCACCGGCGTCGGCCAGCTCTTCGCCGCCACGCCGATGCGCACGGTCAGTTATCTGACCGGGAAATTCCTCAGCAACTGCCTGGTGCTCAGCTCAATGGTCGGCGTGCTCGCGGTTACCGCGCTGATCCTGCAGCTGGCCCGCGGCGAGGAGATGTCGATCGACCCGGTCGACCTGCTCCTGCCCTTCCTGATCATCGCCCTTCCGCTGGTAGCGTTCACCGCCGGCATGGCCCTGCTGT is a genomic window containing:
- a CDS encoding ABC transporter ATP-binding protein, which produces MLELIDITKIYAGDKRAVDSMTLRMDAGMLGMLGPNGAGKSSLMRIAATVTKPTSGRVLFNGDDVVARPDLLRRTLGYLPQDFGVYPNLTSREFLGYLAAAKGLSARSAKARIDELLAMVNLTEALKRPLGKYSGGMLRRVGIAQALLADPQVIIVDEPTAGLDPEERVRFRNLLSDLAADRVVMLSTHIVSDVESVASDIAIVAQGRLLRRDSPEELLRQVDGQVWEVVVPSDRVSVLQHQYVISRLVRTTAGVRVRLLSPVQPGPDSTRVAPDLEDAYLAVINFAAGRSVDPARAVRR